Proteins encoded by one window of Nicotiana tabacum cultivar K326 chromosome 10, ASM71507v2, whole genome shotgun sequence:
- the LOC107761518 gene encoding UDP-glucuronic acid decarboxylase 1-like translates to MKLHKQSSRRDEEIPNSQISLPYSPKTLKHPTRSLPRSINYLLKEQRLLFILIGILIGSTFFIFQPSLSLLSTSSEPHSSIPRSYNALNHESLSTISSYNNVPIFKGRVPVGVGRKRMRIVVTGGAGFVGSHLVDKLIKRGDDVIVIDNFFTGRKENVMHHFGNPRFELIRHDVVEPILLEVDQIYHLACPASPVHYKYNPVKTIKTNVMGTLNMLGLAKRIGARFLLTSTSEVYGDPLEHPQKETYWGHVNPIGVRSCYDEGKRTAETLTMDYHRGAGVEVRIARIFNTYGPRMCLDDGRVVSNFVAQAIRNQPMTVYGDGKQTRSFQYVSDLVDGLVALMEGEHIGPFNLGNPGEFTMLELAEVVKEVIDPSAKIEFRANTADDPHKRKPDISKAKELLNWEPKVPLREGLPLMVNDFRNRILNEDEGKEN, encoded by the exons ATGAAATTGCATAAGCAGTCTAGCAGAAGAGATGAAGAAATACCCAATTCTCAAATAAGCTTACCATACTCACCAAAGACCCTCAAACATCCAACTAGATCTCTACCCAGATCCATTAACTATCTCCTCAAAGAACAAAGACTTTTATTCATTCTTATTGGTATTCTCATTGGTTCCACTTTCTTTATATTTCAACCTAGTCTTTCTCTCTTAAGCACATCTTCTGAACCACATTCTTCAATTCCCAGATCATATAATGCTTTAAATCATGAATCCTTATCAACTATTTCATCTTATAATAATGTACCAATTTTTAAAGGGAGGGTACCAGTTGGGGTTGGGAGAAAAAGGATGAGGATTGTAGTAACTGGTGGGGCTGGTTTTGTTGGGAGTCATTTAGTGGATAAGTTAATTAAGAGAGGTGATGATGTTATTGTTATTGATAATTTCTTTACTGGGAGGAAAGAAAATGTGATGCATCATTTTGGGAATCCAAGATTTGAGCTTATTAGGCATGATGTTGTTGAGCCTATTTTGTTGGAAGTAGATCAGATTTATCACTTGGCTTGCCCTGCTTCTCCTGTTCACTACAAGTATAATCCTGTCAAAACTATT AAGACAAATGTGATGGGCACGCTTAACATGTTGGGCCTTGCGAAGAGGATTGGTGCGAGGTTCTTGCTTACCAGTACAAGTGAGGTTTATGGTGACCCACTCGAGCATCCTCAAAAGGAAACATATTGGGGTCATGTGAATCCAATAG GTGTTAGGAGCTGCTATGACGAGGGAAAACGGACTGCTGAAACATTGACTATGGATTACCATCGTGGTGCAGGTGTAGAG GTGCGTATTGCTCGGATTTTCAATACGTATGGACCTCGCATGTGTCTAGATGATGGACGTGTTGTCAGCAACTTTGTTGCCCAG GCCATTCGCAACCAACCGATGACAGTATATGGTGATGGAAAGCAAACACGAAGCTTCCAATATGTCTCTGATCTG GTTGATGGATTGGTGGCCCTCATGGAGGGTGAGCATATCGGCCCTTTCAACTTAGGAAATCCGGGAGAATTCACCATGTTGGAGCTTGCTGAG GTGGTTAAAGAAGTGATTGATCCCAGTGCAAAAATCGAGTTCAGAGCCAACACGGCCGATGATCCTCACAAGAGGAAACCAGATATTAGCAAAGCTAAAGAGCTGCTAAACTGGGAACCAAAAGTACCCTTGCGAGAAGGGCTTCCTCTCATGGTCAATGATTTCCGCAATCGCATATTGAATGAAGATGAAGGAAAAGAGAATTAA